In Zingiber officinale cultivar Zhangliang chromosome 6A, Zo_v1.1, whole genome shotgun sequence, a single genomic region encodes these proteins:
- the LOC121996348 gene encoding abscisic acid receptor PYL3-like — translation MEEEYVQRYHRHDPGDNQCSSTLVKHIRAPVHLVWSLVRRFDQPQKYKPFVSRCVAQGDFEIGSVREVNVKSGLPATTSTERLELLDDKEHLLSVKIVGGDHRLKNYCSIITVHPVVIDGRPGTLVIESFVVDVPDGNTKDETCYFVEALINCNLKSLADVCERLVAQPKV, via the exons ATGGAGGAGGAGTACGTGCAGAGATACCACAGGCACGATCCCGGAGATAACCAGTGTAGCTCCACTCTCGTCAAGCACATCAGGGCTCCTGTCCATCTC GTTTGGTCATTGGTTAGACGATTTGACCAGCCACAGAAGTATAAACCCTTCGTAAGCAGATGTGTGGCGCAGGGTGATTTCGAGATCGGCAGTGTCCGAGAAGTTAATGTCAAATCGGGGCTGCCGGCCACAACCAGCACGGAGAGATTGGAGCTACTAGATGACAAGGAACACCTCCTCAGTGTTAAGATTGTGGGAGGAGATCACAGACTAAAG AATTACTGCTCCATTATCACTGTCCATCCAGTGGTGATTGATGGGAGACCAGGCACTCTGGTCATAGAATCCTTTGTAGTCGATGTGCCCGACGGCAACACCAAGGACGAAACCTGTTACTTCGTGGAGGCGTTGATTAACTGCAACCTAAAATCTTTGGCCGATGTCTGTGAGCGTTTGGTGGCACAACCCAAGGTGTAA